A single Mangrovimonas sp. YM274 DNA region contains:
- a CDS encoding FG-GAP-like repeat-containing protein → MVTRLIAFVSAIGLFLVSPKLKAQLQFDNVALAKGIDVTIDLLSEGGGVSFCDFNGDGWDDITFSSATDTPVLFFQNNEGTFSQVTFDMVDPNYNTKHPIWVDYDNDGDKDFFVTSNIGFNRLYQNQGDMTFVDVTETSGIDGNTPLSTGCAWGDYDNDGFLDVMICKYDFTSEIYNQLYHNEGDGTFTNVTVASGVADLEAVLCLNAVFCDFNNDGWQDIYINNDRTYYDNYFLKNNGDGTFTDISVSSGADLAMDAMSATVEDFDNDGWVDIYITNTDSPFADPEGNALLSNNGDETFTNIAGMTGTVFNSFGWGALFLDADLDTFNDIYVSGAFTDTQPAMLLPSAFYHNQGNDTCLIPETAGFDDDIQVSYGNALGDFNNDGLPDMVVINDNSLPFLWENQTDTSNNYLKVKLEGVSSNKDGIGSKLEVSAGGKVQYRYVALGEGYLSQNSNTELFGVGESTTIDYVKVTWLSGTVDIYNNVAPNQTLEVVEGSTLGIDEAAFGLISIYPNPSSGLVVISGLELASHLSVYNTLGQHVYEQELDNSNNRVDLSNIAKGLYYFNISNELGSVTKKIELK, encoded by the coding sequence ATGGTAACAAGATTAATAGCGTTCGTTAGTGCAATTGGTTTGTTTTTGGTGTCCCCTAAACTAAAGGCTCAATTGCAATTTGATAATGTGGCACTGGCCAAGGGAATTGATGTGACGATCGATCTTCTTTCAGAAGGAGGCGGCGTTTCGTTCTGCGATTTTAATGGTGACGGTTGGGATGATATAACCTTCAGTTCGGCTACAGATACTCCCGTGTTGTTTTTTCAAAATAATGAAGGAACTTTTTCGCAGGTGACTTTTGATATGGTCGATCCCAATTACAATACCAAGCATCCTATTTGGGTAGATTATGACAATGATGGCGATAAAGATTTTTTTGTGACCAGTAATATTGGTTTCAACAGACTTTATCAGAATCAAGGAGATATGACCTTTGTTGATGTTACGGAAACATCAGGAATAGATGGGAATACGCCTTTGTCTACAGGTTGTGCTTGGGGAGATTATGACAACGATGGATTTTTGGATGTCATGATATGCAAGTACGACTTCACTTCCGAAATTTACAATCAACTGTATCACAACGAAGGAGATGGTACATTTACCAATGTTACTGTAGCTTCTGGGGTTGCGGATTTGGAAGCTGTGTTGTGTTTAAATGCAGTTTTTTGCGATTTCAATAATGACGGTTGGCAAGATATTTATATCAATAATGATCGTACTTATTATGATAACTATTTTTTGAAAAACAATGGCGATGGCACATTTACAGACATTAGTGTAAGCAGTGGCGCCGATTTAGCAATGGATGCTATGTCTGCCACAGTGGAAGACTTTGATAATGATGGTTGGGTGGATATCTATATAACCAATACCGATAGTCCTTTTGCCGATCCTGAAGGGAATGCACTTTTAAGTAACAATGGTGATGAAACCTTTACCAATATTGCTGGTATGACAGGAACTGTTTTCAATAGTTTTGGTTGGGGAGCCCTATTTTTGGATGCCGATTTGGATACGTTTAACGACATTTATGTTAGTGGTGCTTTTACAGATACTCAGCCTGCTATGCTGCTTCCTTCTGCCTTTTACCACAACCAAGGAAACGACACATGTTTGATTCCTGAAACCGCCGGTTTTGATGACGATATTCAAGTGAGTTATGGGAATGCCCTAGGTGACTTTAACAATGATGGATTGCCAGATATGGTAGTTATTAATGATAATTCGCTGCCGTTTTTATGGGAAAATCAAACCGATACTTCTAATAATTATCTTAAGGTAAAATTGGAAGGTGTTAGTTCTAACAAAGATGGTATTGGTTCAAAATTGGAGGTTTCTGCCGGAGGAAAAGTACAGTATCGTTATGTTGCTTTAGGGGAAGGGTATTTAAGCCAAAATTCCAACACTGAGCTTTTCGGAGTAGGAGAGTCCACAACCATCGATTATGTTAAGGTGACATGGCTAAGTGGTACTGTAGATATTTATAATAATGTTGCTCCTAATCAAACTTTGGAAGTTGTGGAGGGAAGTACTCTTGGGATTGATGAGGCCGCATTTGGCCTGATTAGTATTTATCCAAATCCTTCCTCGGGATTGGTGGTAATTTCTGGTCTAGAATTGGCCTCACATTTATCAGTCTACAATACTTTAGGGCAACATGTATACGAACAGGAACTTGACAATTCTAATAATAGGGTTGATTTATCCAATATTGCCAAAGGACTTTATTATTTTAATATTTCTAACGAATTAGGATCTGTTACCAAAAAGATTGAATTAAAATGA
- the glyA gene encoding serine hydroxymethyltransferase — protein MLRDQQIFELIEDERERQLEGLELIASENFVSEQVMEAAGSVLTNKYAEGYPGKRYYGGCEVVDQIEQIAIDRAKTLFGAAYANVQPHSGSQANTAVFAACLKPGDKILGFDLSHGGHLTHGSPVNFSGKLYNPVFYGVDQETGVLNYDKIQEVATKEQPKLIIAGASAYSRDMDFKRFREIADSVGAILMADISHPAGLIAKGILNDPIPHCHIVTTTTHKTLRGPRGGMILMGEDFDNPFGLKLKNGNLRKMSSLLDSAVFPGNQGGPLEHIIAAKAIAFGEALTDDFMHYVLQVKKNAAAMAEAFVAKGYNIISGGTDNHMMLIDLRNKNITGKEAEEALVKADITVNKNMVPFDDKSPFVTSGIRIGAAAITTRGLKEADMESIVTLIDEVITNYENETVLEEVAVKVNNMMKDRALFN, from the coding sequence ATGCTACGTGATCAACAAATTTTTGAGCTCATAGAAGACGAAAGAGAAAGACAATTGGAAGGTTTGGAGTTAATTGCTTCCGAGAATTTTGTAAGCGAACAAGTAATGGAAGCTGCAGGTTCTGTATTGACCAATAAATATGCCGAAGGATACCCAGGAAAACGTTATTACGGAGGGTGCGAAGTGGTTGATCAAATAGAACAAATAGCCATAGATCGTGCCAAAACATTGTTTGGAGCTGCCTACGCAAACGTACAGCCACATTCAGGAAGTCAAGCTAACACTGCGGTTTTTGCAGCTTGTTTGAAGCCTGGAGACAAAATATTAGGTTTCGATTTATCTCATGGTGGACACTTAACACACGGGTCTCCAGTGAATTTCTCAGGAAAATTGTACAATCCTGTGTTTTATGGAGTAGATCAAGAAACTGGCGTTTTGAACTATGATAAAATTCAAGAGGTTGCCACTAAAGAGCAGCCTAAACTTATTATAGCGGGAGCTTCTGCTTATTCCCGTGATATGGACTTTAAAAGGTTCCGTGAAATTGCTGATAGCGTGGGAGCTATTTTAATGGCCGATATTTCTCACCCAGCAGGTTTGATAGCCAAAGGAATTTTGAATGACCCAATTCCTCACTGTCATATTGTAACGACTACAACGCACAAAACTCTTAGAGGACCTAGAGGAGGGATGATTTTAATGGGAGAAGATTTTGACAATCCATTTGGATTAAAGTTGAAAAATGGAAATCTTAGAAAAATGTCTTCATTATTGGATTCTGCGGTATTCCCAGGAAACCAAGGAGGACCATTAGAACATATCATTGCCGCTAAGGCTATTGCTTTTGGTGAAGCACTTACCGATGATTTTATGCATTATGTATTGCAGGTGAAGAAGAACGCTGCAGCTATGGCTGAGGCTTTTGTGGCTAAAGGCTATAATATCATTTCCGGAGGGACTGATAACCACATGATGTTGATCGATCTTCGCAATAAGAACATAACAGGAAAAGAGGCAGAGGAAGCTTTGGTAAAAGCTGATATTACTGTAAACAAGAATATGGTGCCTTTTGATGATAAGTCTCCTTTTGTTACTTCAGGAATTAGAATAGGGGCAGCGGCTATAACCACAAGAGGTTTAAAAGAAGCTGATATGGAATCTATCGTAACCTTGATAGACGAGGTTATTACAAATTATGAAAACGAAACTGTGCTGGAAGAAGTCGCTGTAAAAGTGAACAACATGATGAAGGATAGAGCTTTGTTTAACTAA
- a CDS encoding thioesterase family protein, with product MKTFETIITVTEDDLDQLNHVNNVRYVQWVQDVASQHWDAGATQAIKDQYFWVLVKHTIEYKQPAFLGESIRLKTYIAKSEGVISTRIVEIYNNTTSKLLVTSKANWCLISKNTNRPCRITEEIEHLFT from the coding sequence ATGAAAACCTTTGAAACCATAATTACCGTAACAGAAGATGATCTGGACCAGCTAAACCACGTCAACAATGTGAGGTACGTACAATGGGTTCAAGATGTTGCGTCCCAACATTGGGACGCTGGGGCTACCCAAGCCATAAAAGACCAGTATTTTTGGGTGTTGGTAAAACATACCATAGAATACAAGCAACCTGCCTTTCTAGGAGAATCCATTAGGCTAAAAACCTATATCGCCAAATCCGAAGGTGTCATCTCTACTAGGATTGTAGAAATCTATAACAATACAACCTCCAAGCTACTTGTAACCTCAAAAGCCAATTGGTGTTTAATTTCAAAAAATACCAATCGGCCTTGCAGAATTACTGAAGAAATAGAACATCTCTTTACTTAA
- the deoC gene encoding deoxyribose-phosphate aldolase: MNISKYIDHTLLKPTTSERDIIDLCNEAKNHHFYSVCVNSCYVPLAHQLLEKTEVKVCSVVGFPLGAMSTEAKVCEAKAAVNQGANEIDMVINIGFLKSKNYVAVYKDISDIKQAIGRIPLKVIIEISELSKNEIIKACEICMDAKADFIKTATGFSNSGATLTAVKIIKKTVRNNAKIKASGGIKDYETAQKYIDIGVDRIGTSAGVAIVTDKALKVED, encoded by the coding sequence ATGAATATTAGTAAATACATAGACCACACACTTTTAAAACCCACAACTTCAGAAAGAGACATTATAGACCTATGTAACGAAGCTAAAAACCATCATTTTTACTCCGTTTGCGTAAATAGTTGTTACGTCCCATTAGCACACCAACTGTTAGAAAAAACAGAGGTAAAAGTTTGTTCTGTTGTAGGATTTCCTCTAGGAGCAATGTCTACCGAAGCGAAAGTTTGTGAAGCTAAAGCTGCCGTAAACCAAGGAGCCAACGAAATAGATATGGTAATAAACATTGGCTTTTTAAAAAGCAAAAATTACGTAGCCGTTTACAAAGACATTAGTGATATAAAACAAGCTATTGGACGCATTCCTCTGAAAGTGATTATTGAAATTAGCGAACTATCTAAAAACGAAATCATTAAAGCTTGTGAAATTTGTATGGATGCCAAGGCAGACTTTATCAAAACCGCTACAGGCTTCTCCAACAGTGGCGCTACATTAACAGCTGTAAAAATCATTAAGAAAACGGTTCGTAACAACGCCAAGATTAAAGCCTCTGGTGGCATTAAAGATTATGAAACAGCTCAAAAGTATATCGATATAGGTGTAGACAGAATTGGAACATCGGCTGGTGTTGCCATTGTTACAGACAAAGCTTTGAAAGTCGAAGACTAA
- the ytxJ gene encoding bacillithiol system redox-active protein YtxJ: MGFIKKLFGGDKVIEESEELGKVSWCALTTVEQLNELKEASQTKPQLIFKHSTRCGVSRMVLRQFEGAYGFPEEDFDLNFLDLLNYREVSNAISSMFQVMHQSPQLLVIKNGVVVAHASHSAILELNLNDYV; the protein is encoded by the coding sequence ATGGGATTTATAAAGAAATTGTTTGGTGGCGATAAGGTCATTGAAGAAAGTGAAGAGTTGGGAAAAGTGTCATGGTGCGCCTTGACTACGGTTGAGCAGTTAAACGAGCTTAAGGAGGCCTCTCAAACTAAGCCACAATTAATTTTTAAGCATTCTACAAGATGTGGAGTGAGCAGAATGGTATTACGTCAATTTGAAGGAGCTTATGGTTTTCCGGAAGAAGACTTCGATTTGAATTTTTTGGATTTATTGAACTATCGAGAGGTATCTAATGCCATTTCAAGTATGTTCCAGGTGATGCATCAATCGCCACAGCTTCTTGTTATTAAAAATGGAGTAGTGGTAGCACATGCTAGTCATAGTGCTATTTTGGAACTTAATTTAAATGATTACGTTTAG
- the clpB gene encoding ATP-dependent chaperone ClpB, translated as MNLNNYTIKSQEAIQQAQQLAQGFGHQQIENEHIFKAISEVDENVLPFILKKLNVNTMVLQQALDKQLESFPKVSGGDIMLSREAGKTLNEASIIAKKMKDDFVSIEHLILAVFKSNSKIAQMLKDQGVTEKALSAGISELRKGDRVTSQSQEDTYNALNKYSKNLNQLAKDGKLDPVIGRDEEIRRILQILSRRTKNNPILVGEPGTGKTAIAEGLAHRIVDGDVPENLVDKQIFALDMGALIAGAKYKGEFEERLKAVIKEVTESDGDIVLFIDEIHTLVGAGGGQGAMDAANILKPALARGELRAIGATTLDEYQKYFEKDKALERRFQKVMVDEPDTESAISILRGIKEKYETHHKVRIKDEAIIGAVELSERYITNRFLPDKAIDLMDEAASKLRMEINSKPEELDVLDRKIMQLEIEIEAIKREKDEAKLKSLRSDLANLKEERNEINAKWKSEKDVVDNIQATKLEIENYKLDAERAERDGDYGKVAEIRYGKIKESQERLEKLQKELHENQNENSLIKEEVTYDDIAEVVAKWTGIPVTKMLQSEREKLLKLEDQLHKRVVGQDEAITAVSDAVRRSRAGLQNPKKPIGTFLFLGTTGVGKTELAKALAEYLFDDENAMTRIDMSEYQERHAVSRLVGAPPGYVGYDEGGQLTEAVRRKPYSVVLLDEIEKAHPDTFNILLQVLDEGHLTDNKGRLADFKNTIIIMTSNMGSQIIQERFDATKDIDSAMESAKIDVLALLKQTVRPEFLNRIDETIMFTPLSKENILEIVELQLKGLTKMLGQQGITFDATKEATEYLAEKGYNPEYGARPVKRVIQKEVLNELSKEILSGKVTTDSVVLLDAFDDKLVFRNQANMVTEEL; from the coding sequence ATGAACTTAAATAATTATACAATAAAATCACAAGAAGCCATACAGCAAGCACAGCAGCTCGCCCAAGGTTTTGGTCATCAACAAATTGAAAATGAGCACATCTTTAAAGCCATTTCTGAAGTTGACGAGAATGTATTGCCATTCATTCTTAAAAAATTAAATGTAAATACCATGGTCCTGCAACAGGCCTTGGACAAGCAATTGGAAAGCTTTCCAAAAGTTTCGGGAGGCGATATCATGCTTTCCAGAGAAGCAGGCAAAACGCTTAACGAAGCATCCATTATTGCTAAAAAAATGAAGGATGACTTTGTCTCCATTGAACATTTAATCTTGGCTGTTTTTAAATCCAACAGCAAAATAGCCCAAATGCTCAAGGACCAAGGCGTCACTGAAAAAGCATTATCGGCAGGTATTAGCGAATTGCGAAAAGGCGACCGTGTAACCTCTCAAAGTCAAGAGGACACCTACAATGCCCTCAACAAATACTCTAAAAATCTTAATCAGTTAGCCAAAGACGGAAAACTGGATCCCGTTATTGGTCGCGATGAAGAAATACGTAGAATTCTTCAAATTTTATCCAGACGCACCAAAAACAATCCAATCTTAGTGGGAGAGCCGGGCACAGGTAAAACTGCCATTGCAGAAGGTCTTGCCCACCGCATTGTAGATGGTGACGTCCCCGAAAATTTGGTTGATAAACAGATTTTCGCCTTAGACATGGGCGCCCTTATTGCAGGCGCCAAATACAAAGGTGAATTTGAAGAGCGCTTAAAAGCAGTCATCAAAGAAGTTACCGAAAGTGATGGAGACATTGTTCTCTTTATAGACGAAATACACACTCTTGTAGGGGCCGGAGGCGGTCAAGGCGCGATGGATGCTGCCAATATTTTGAAACCTGCCTTGGCCAGAGGAGAATTGCGTGCCATAGGCGCCACTACGCTTGACGAATACCAAAAGTATTTTGAAAAGGATAAAGCCCTAGAAAGACGTTTCCAAAAAGTTATGGTAGATGAACCGGATACCGAAAGCGCTATTTCTATATTAAGAGGAATCAAGGAAAAATACGAAACCCATCACAAGGTCCGTATCAAAGATGAAGCAATAATTGGTGCCGTAGAATTATCTGAACGCTATATTACCAACAGATTCCTTCCAGACAAGGCTATTGACTTAATGGACGAAGCTGCTTCCAAATTGCGTATGGAAATCAATTCAAAACCCGAGGAATTGGATGTTTTAGATCGAAAAATCATGCAATTGGAAATTGAAATTGAAGCCATTAAACGCGAAAAGGACGAGGCTAAATTGAAATCTCTGCGATCAGACTTGGCCAATTTAAAAGAAGAACGCAACGAAATCAATGCTAAGTGGAAAAGCGAAAAGGATGTTGTTGACAACATTCAAGCCACTAAACTTGAAATTGAAAACTATAAATTGGATGCCGAACGGGCAGAACGCGATGGTGATTACGGTAAAGTTGCCGAAATCCGCTACGGAAAAATAAAAGAAAGTCAAGAACGTCTGGAAAAACTTCAAAAGGAGCTTCATGAAAATCAAAATGAAAACTCCCTGATTAAAGAAGAAGTTACTTATGACGACATCGCAGAAGTAGTGGCAAAATGGACAGGAATTCCTGTTACCAAAATGTTGCAAAGCGAACGTGAAAAATTGTTGAAATTGGAAGACCAACTGCATAAACGTGTAGTAGGCCAAGACGAAGCCATTACGGCGGTAAGTGATGCCGTGCGAAGAAGCCGGGCAGGACTGCAAAACCCTAAAAAGCCTATTGGAACCTTTTTATTTCTTGGAACCACTGGTGTAGGTAAAACCGAATTGGCAAAGGCTTTGGCCGAATACCTGTTTGACGACGAAAACGCCATGACCAGAATAGACATGAGCGAATACCAAGAACGTCATGCCGTGAGCCGATTAGTGGGTGCGCCTCCAGGATATGTAGGTTACGACGAAGGTGGACAATTAACCGAAGCCGTAAGACGCAAACCTTATTCAGTTGTGTTATTGGATGAAATTGAAAAAGCACACCCAGACACTTTCAATATTCTTTTGCAAGTACTGGACGAAGGGCACCTTACAGACAATAAAGGTCGTTTGGCTGATTTTAAAAACACTATAATCATCATGACCTCAAATATGGGAAGTCAGATTATACAGGAACGTTTTGATGCCACCAAAGATATAGATTCCGCTATGGAAAGCGCAAAAATTGACGTGTTAGCCTTACTGAAACAAACGGTAAGACCTGAATTTTTAAACAGAATTGACGAAACCATCATGTTTACGCCTTTATCCAAGGAAAACATATTGGAAATCGTAGAGCTACAATTAAAAGGACTCACAAAAATGCTAGGCCAACAAGGTATTACTTTTGATGCTACAAAAGAAGCTACGGAATACCTTGCAGAAAAAGGATACAATCCAGAATATGGCGCTAGACCCGTGAAAAGAGTTATTCAAAAAGAAGTTCTCAATGAATTAAGTAAAGAAATTCTTTCTGGAAAAGTCACCACAGACAGTGTAGTCCTTCTAGATGCATTCGATGATAAACTAGTCTTCAGAAACCAAGCCAATATGGTTACTGAAGAACTTTAA
- a CDS encoding glutaminyl-peptide cyclotransferase, whose protein sequence is MTATYKLLSITILAFVLWSCGSNNETKKNIFSIETSAKKNIITLGETLKLSLKNPKNVEVTSVSYKLADQTIPNEIKLEDVKLGVQQITATITTKEGTDEVSTRITILNNQKPKLYTFNIINEYPHDITSYTQGLEFHDGYLYESTGQYNESKLLKVDYKTGDVLQKTDLERQYFGEGMTILNDKIYQLTWRENTGFVYQLESFEKISSFTYGQSKEGWGLCNDNNVIYKSDGTENIWILDPNTLQEKDHIQVYRDKGKVINLNELEWIDGKIYANNYQFNGVTIINPKNGAVEGVIDFSPLHNKVKQHPGLDVLNGLAYNPETNTLFVTGKRWNKLFEVEIIEK, encoded by the coding sequence ATGACAGCCACATATAAACTTCTATCAATCACCATTTTAGCTTTTGTTTTATGGTCTTGCGGCAGCAATAATGAAACCAAAAAAAATATTTTTTCTATTGAAACAAGCGCCAAAAAGAACATAATTACCCTTGGAGAGACCTTAAAACTGTCATTAAAAAACCCAAAAAACGTCGAAGTGACCTCGGTTAGTTATAAGCTGGCCGACCAAACAATCCCCAATGAAATTAAATTGGAAGATGTAAAACTAGGCGTTCAACAAATAACCGCTACAATCACCACTAAAGAAGGTACCGATGAAGTTTCAACTCGCATCACCATTTTGAACAACCAAAAACCAAAACTATATACCTTTAATATCATTAACGAATATCCTCACGATATTACCTCCTACACGCAAGGACTAGAATTTCACGACGGCTATCTTTATGAAAGTACAGGGCAATACAACGAATCTAAATTACTTAAAGTAGATTATAAAACAGGAGACGTATTACAAAAGACCGATTTGGAAAGGCAGTATTTTGGAGAGGGAATGACCATTTTAAATGACAAGATCTACCAGTTAACTTGGAGAGAAAACACCGGATTTGTTTACCAATTGGAGTCTTTTGAAAAGATTAGCTCCTTCACTTACGGTCAAAGCAAAGAAGGTTGGGGACTTTGTAATGACAATAACGTAATTTATAAAAGTGATGGAACCGAGAACATATGGATTTTAGATCCTAACACCCTTCAGGAAAAAGACCATATTCAGGTTTACCGAGATAAGGGAAAAGTAATCAACCTGAATGAATTGGAATGGATTGACGGTAAAATATATGCCAACAACTATCAATTTAATGGTGTAACCATTATCAACCCTAAAAATGGCGCTGTAGAAGGAGTTATTGACTTCTCCCCGCTTCACAACAAAGTAAAACAACATCCTGGCCTAGACGTACTGAATGGTCTTGCTTACAATCCTGAGACAAATACCCTTTTTGTAACTGGTAAACGTTGGAACAAATTGTTTGAAGTTGAAATTATTGAAAAGTAA
- a CDS encoding TraB/GumN family protein: MKMSLTSFSRTIINIAIVLISTITIAQETNKSLLWKISGNGLEQPSYIFGTIHITCDATLDKTVKTALDNTSLLVLEIDMDHPELQSKMMQEMYMKNGKTIKDFVSKEDYQLLSSFIKTQTGMPLEVLGNIKPFFLSAMLYPKLLQCPIQSFENKLMAVTKEQNENVEGLETIEQQMKLFDDIPYKDQIEELLKSAKDSMAKDKANITEMMNLYENKDLEGLHNLLLKDNSTLTYKYQDQMLNERNKSWISKISSYSKAQPTFFGVGAGHLSGENGVISLLRKQGYLVEAVLP; encoded by the coding sequence ATGAAAATGTCATTAACATCTTTTTCCCGAACCATTATAAACATAGCAATAGTTCTTATTTCAACAATCACAATTGCACAGGAAACCAACAAATCCTTGCTTTGGAAAATATCCGGAAACGGCCTTGAGCAGCCATCCTATATTTTTGGGACCATCCACATTACCTGCGATGCCACATTGGACAAAACCGTAAAAACCGCCCTAGACAACACATCGCTATTGGTACTAGAAATTGATATGGATCACCCAGAGCTGCAATCAAAAATGATGCAGGAGATGTATATGAAAAACGGAAAAACCATAAAGGATTTCGTTTCAAAAGAAGATTACCAATTACTTTCAAGCTTCATCAAGACCCAAACCGGCATGCCACTTGAGGTTTTAGGCAACATCAAGCCATTCTTTTTAAGTGCCATGCTATACCCAAAACTTCTGCAGTGTCCTATTCAATCCTTTGAAAATAAATTAATGGCTGTAACAAAAGAGCAAAATGAAAATGTGGAAGGATTGGAAACAATAGAACAGCAAATGAAACTCTTTGATGACATTCCTTATAAAGACCAAATAGAGGAGCTATTAAAATCGGCTAAAGATAGCATGGCCAAGGACAAGGCCAATATCACGGAGATGATGAATCTATATGAAAACAAGGATTTAGAAGGCCTTCACAACCTGCTACTAAAAGACAATTCTACCCTAACCTATAAATACCAAGACCAAATGCTTAACGAACGAAACAAATCTTGGATTTCAAAAATAAGTAGCTATTCCAAAGCGCAACCTACCTTTTTTGGAGTTGGTGCCGGACACCTTTCTGGTGAAAATGGTGTCATTTCACTTTTAAGGAAACAAGGCTATCTAGTAGAAGCAGTACTACCGTAA
- the fahA gene encoding fumarylacetoacetase, with product MPLSANNPDRTSWLHVGKNSDFPIQNIPFGVFLTRDDIITIGTRIGDTAIDLGALHQLGYFDGIPLTDDIFLQDTLNDFIADGRKTWRAVRNRIAQIFDSNNTTLKNNKQHKEIVLFRLDEIEMQLPVEIGDYTDFYSSLEHATNVGTMFRGADNALMPNWLHIPVGYHGRSSSIIPSGIPVHRPQGQTLPAGSETPVFGPSKLVDFELEMAFITTDANDLGEPIPIEEAEEYIFGLVLLNDWSARDIQKWEYVPLGPFLAKNFASSISPWIVTLDALEPYRVQGPKPEKPQLPYLQYKGKKSYDINLEVSLKPKSAKETIVSKSNFKYMYWNMAQQLAHHTINGCPVNSGDLMGSGTISGPTEDSFGSMLELTWRGERPLTMKDGSERKFINDYDTVIMRGYCEKDGTRIGFGEVSTQLLPVFEPKKKK from the coding sequence ATGCCTTTATCAGCAAATAATCCAGATAGAACATCATGGCTGCACGTAGGAAAGAACTCTGATTTTCCAATTCAAAACATACCTTTTGGGGTGTTTCTTACACGTGACGACATCATTACTATAGGAACCCGAATTGGAGATACTGCCATAGACTTGGGTGCACTGCATCAATTAGGCTATTTTGACGGCATTCCGTTAACCGACGATATATTCCTTCAAGATACCCTTAACGACTTTATTGCCGACGGAAGAAAAACATGGCGTGCCGTACGTAACCGTATTGCTCAAATCTTTGACAGTAATAACACCACTTTAAAAAACAATAAACAACATAAAGAAATTGTCCTGTTTCGTTTAGACGAAATTGAAATGCAATTGCCTGTTGAAATTGGGGACTATACCGATTTTTATTCAAGCCTTGAACATGCCACCAACGTTGGAACCATGTTTAGAGGCGCCGATAATGCACTGATGCCTAACTGGCTGCACATACCTGTTGGTTACCATGGAAGAAGTTCTTCTATCATCCCTTCAGGAATCCCGGTCCACAGACCACAAGGACAAACCCTTCCGGCAGGAAGTGAAACCCCTGTATTTGGACCATCCAAATTGGTAGATTTTGAACTGGAAATGGCTTTCATTACTACCGATGCCAATGACCTTGGAGAACCTATTCCAATCGAGGAAGCAGAAGAATACATCTTTGGATTGGTATTGTTGAACGACTGGTCTGCCCGCGATATTCAAAAATGGGAATATGTACCACTAGGACCATTCTTGGCAAAAAACTTCGCCTCTTCCATTTCACCTTGGATTGTGACGTTGGATGCCTTGGAACCGTACCGCGTACAAGGTCCAAAACCAGAAAAACCTCAGTTACCATATTTACAATACAAAGGTAAAAAGAGCTACGACATCAACTTAGAAGTATCTCTTAAGCCCAAATCGGCAAAAGAAACTATTGTGAGCAAATCCAACTTTAAATATATGTATTGGAACATGGCTCAGCAATTGGCTCACCACACCATTAACGGTTGTCCTGTAAACTCTGGAGACCTTATGGGAAGTGGAACCATTTCTGGACCAACCGAAGATTCCTTTGGATCTATGCTGGAATTGACTTGGCGAGGAGAACGCCCATTAACAATGAAGGACGGTTCCGAGCGTAAATTTATCAATGATTATGACACTGTAATCATGAGAGGTTATTGCGAAAAGGACGGTACCCGAATTGGATTTGGAGAAGTATCTACTCAATTACTTCCGGTTTTTGAACCTAAAAAGAAAAAGTAA